ATCTGAAGCAGTTTGTCGAACTGCTCGAGCTGGGAAGTTTTTTGAAGCGACCGGTGCGACAATTGTCGTTGGGTCAGCGGATGCGCTGTGAGCTGGTGGCTTCGCTGCTGCACGATCCCAAGATCGTCTATCTGGACGAGCCGACGATCGGTTTGGATGTTGTCGCCAAGGAGCGCATTCGCGAATTTATCCTGCATCTAAATCGAGAGCGTGAGACGACGATCATTCTGACGACACATGACATCAACGACATCGAGCGACTCTGCAAACGCGTCATCATCATTGACAAAGGACGGCTCATCTACGATGGCACACTCGCGGAGATCAAGCGGCGCTATGGGCGATTGCGGCGAGTGGTTTTTTCCTTGAGTGATGGCGCCAAGCCCGATGATTTGATGGCATCGTTGGAACAGATCGGCCCTGGTTTGCGAATACAAACCAGGGATGATGGCAGTGTGGTTGTCAGTTTCGATCCACAGCAAGTTGCCGCGACGACAATCACCCGGCATATCGTCAACAACTTTCCGGTCAATGATCTGTCGGTTGAAGAAGCAGATTTAGAGGCGATCATTCGAGAGATTTATCAGCAAGGGACAACCCGATGAAAATCTACGAAGCA
The genomic region above belongs to Chloroflexota bacterium and contains:
- a CDS encoding ATP-binding cassette domain-containing protein — protein: MAPPLAAPIIRVTDLYKTFRTLKRKPGFVGAIQNLFSTDYEEIKAVNNISFDIAPGELVGYIGPNGAGKSTTIKMLTGILHPTAGEVVVDGLVPQRERVRNSKKIGVIFGQRKQLMWDIPASDSFELMRKMYAIPTARYQANLKQFVELLELGSFLKRPVRQLSLGQRMRCELVASLLHDPKIVYLDEPTIGLDVVAKERIREFILHLNRERETTIILTTHDINDIERLCKRVIIIDKGRLIYDGTLAEIKRRYGRLRRVVFSLSDGAKPDDLMASLEQIGPGLRIQTRDDGSVVVSFDPQQVAATTITRHIVNNFPVNDLSVEEADLEAIIREIYQQGTTR